The Acidimicrobiales bacterium genomic interval GTGTGTCGAGCGAACCGGCTACTGCCATCTCTTCGAGGTCGGCCCAGTCCTTGGTTCGGTTGAAGAATGCCTTGAACACGGCCAGGTCGCTGCAGGCCAAGAAGGGAACGTCGGCGCCGCCGAAGCGCTCGAGCCTGGCTCGGCGACTCGCTTGGTCGTGGAACGGTGTGGTGTTGAAGAACACATCGACCGGTGTCTCGCCCCACCACAGCCGGGTCTGGCCATCCCTAGAGATTGCTGCGCGGTCTTCTTCGGTGATCTCGATGTCGGCTGGGAGGCACCGCAGGGCCAAGTCGGCGGCGGCGGCTTCTACGAATAGGTTGACGTCGATGTCGATGGTCGCCCTGGCCCGCTCTGTGCACCAGGCCAGGGCAAGCGCTCCGCCGAACGCATGGGCAATACCGCCGTCAGAAAGGTGGCGGTGAAGCGTGATGATTTGTTCGACGAGCGTCATCGGGCCCTGGCGAACACTGGAGCCTGCAGGGTGGGAGAGTGGCGGGCCGGGAACTGGGCGGCGAGCTCGAGCACAGCGGCAAGCTCGTCGCCTTTGCTGCCACCCAGGCCGCTGCGGTGTCGGCGTGTCAGCTGAACGTCGGAGGCATACCCGCAGGCGCGAAGAATCCGGTCGAGCGTGGCGACGTTGGGCGACTTCCTGCCCGACTCGTAGGCCGCGATCGTCGAATGTGATGTTGCGGCCGCGGCGGCAAGCTCTCGAAGCGTCAGTCCCGAACCCAATCGGGCCTCTCTAATCAGACTCGCTGCATCCATACCGTCATGGTATCCGAACGGATACCACGGTAGGCAGATTCTTTGGTCCCATCGCTCTCTCTACCCTCGGTATCCCGATCGGTATACTCGGGGGATGGCCTCGATGACCACGATCAAAGTCTCGACCGAAACTCGCGATCGGCTCCGCGCCATGTTTCCCGACGCGACGATGGACGATGCGGTCAACGCTGCGTGCGACGCACTTGCAGACCAGCAGATGCTCGAGCGTCTCGACGCAATAGCGGCCAAAGTGATGACGGTCCACGGTGAAGCGCTGGACCGGCTGGGACGTTGATCGTCTATCTCGAACTGCGTCACGCGGTGCGGCTCGCAACCCATTTGCTCGGCGATCCGCTGCCAGTGCGCGACCTGGGGTTGCTCGATTCTGCTATCGCCCGGCCCAGGGCCTCGTTCGGTGGCGTCGACCTCTACCCGGATCTGTGGCACAGGGCGGCGGCACTGTTGATCTCGGTCGTGGTGAACCACCCGTTGGTGGACGGAAACAAGCGTCTCGGCTGGATGTGTGCGGCTGCCATGCTCGAGTTGAACGATGTCGACATAGCGGCGGCGTCCAACGACGACGTCTATGACCTGGTGATCGACGTGGCCACCGGACTCGACGAGGTGTCGCAAGTGGCTCGCCGCCTGCACGGCCTGATGCAGAGCTGAGCTCTGATCGGGGCGCTCCCCGACGCGACAGGCGCTGTCCCACCGCTTGGATGGGTTCTTCGCACCTTCCCCTCGATGTGACAACAACCCGAGGGTTACCATGATTTCTGATGCGAACCGCCGACACCTTCACGACCGGCTCGTTCCGGCAATCGGCCCCGAGGCGAGCGAGATTCTCTTGCCGCACTGATCATCGCCGCGGGCGCTCTGCTGTAGCTACACCGGGTTCTAGGTGCGGTTGATGGCGCTGACGAGTGCTTTCATCGAGGCGGTGACGATGTTGGGGTGTACGCCGACGCCCCAGAAGACGTCGCCGTTGGGGTTCTCGATTTCGACATACGCGGCTGCGCTGGCGTCGGCAGAGGTGCCCATGGAGTGTTCGGTGTAGTCGACAAGGACACACTCGATGCCGCACTCCTTTTCTATGGCGTGCTTGAACGCCGAGAGGGGGCCGTTGCCGGTGCCCTTGATGATGCGCTGATCGCCGTTGAGCATGACGGTCGCCTCGACCTCGACCTCGTCTGATGCGTTGGAGTCGTAGCTGGACTTGTGGCCGACGTAGGTGAGGGGCCTGGTGGTGTTGAGGTAGGTCTCCTCGAAGGTCTTGTAGATGGCGTCTGGCAAGATCTCGCCGCCGTCGTCGGTGATCTTCTGGATGACTCGGGCGAACTCGATCTGCAGGCGGCGGGGCATGTCGATGCCGTAGTCGTTCTTCAACACATAGGCGACACCACCCTTGCCGCTCTGCGAGTTGACCCTGATGATGTCCTGATAGGTGCGACCCAGGTGGGCGGGGTCGACCGGCAGGTAGGGGACCTCCCACTCGCCGTACTCGTCGCCGATGGCCTCGAAGCCCTTCTTGATGGCGTCTTGATGGCTGCCGCTGAAGGCGGTGTAGACCAGGTCGCCAACCCATGGATGCCGCGGATGCACCTCGATCTGGTTGCAGTATTCGGACACCCGGCGGGCATGGTCGATGCGGCTGAAGTCGATCTCGGGATCGACGCCCTGGGTGAACATGTTGATGCCCAAGGTGACGATGTCGACGTTGCCCGTGCGCTCGCCGTTGCCGAACAAGGTGCCCTCGATGCGGTCTGCGCCTGCCATGAGGCCCATCTCGGCGGCCGCCACAGCGGTGCCGCGGTCGTTGTGCGGGTGCAGCGACAAGATGACCCGATCGCGGTCGCTGAAGTTGCGGTGGCAGTACTCGATCATGTCGGCGTACAGGTTGGGCGTAGACATCTCGACCGTTGCCGGCAGGTTGATGATGCACGGATCGTCGGCCGACGAGCCGAAGGTGTCCATGACCCGCTCGGAGATCTCGATTGCGAAATCGATCTCGGTGCCGGTGAAGCTCTCTGGCGAGTACTCGAAGCGGATGTTGGGGTTGCCGCTCTGCTCGCGCAGCCTGGTGCACAGCTCGGCGCCCTGCACAGCGATGTCGATGATGCCGTCGTAGTCGAGGCCGAACACGACGCGTCGCTGGAGGGTGGAAGTGGAGTTGTAGAGGTGAACGATTGCCCGGTTGCAGCCGGCCAGGCTCTCGAAGGTGCGCTC includes:
- a CDS encoding helix-turn-helix transcriptional regulator codes for the protein MDAASLIREARLGSGLTLRELAAAAATSHSTIAAYESGRKSPNVATLDRILRACGYASDVQLTRRHRSGLGGSKGDELAAVLELAAQFPARHSPTLQAPVFARAR
- a CDS encoding type II toxin-antitoxin system death-on-curing family toxin; the protein is MIVYLELRHAVRLATHLLGDPLPVRDLGLLDSAIARPRASFGGVDLYPDLWHRAAALLISVVVNHPLVDGNKRLGWMCAAAMLELNDVDIAAASNDDVYDLVIDVATGLDEVSQVARRLHGLMQS
- the leuA gene encoding 2-isopropylmalate synthase, which codes for MKTSAQQPSRMPFDKYVPYAYAPNLTDRTWPDARITKAPTWCSVDLRDGNQALIDPMDVARKHEMFELLVEMGYKEIEVGFPAASQPDFDFLRELIEGNKIPDDVTIQVLTQSRPEIIERTFESLAGCNRAIVHLYNSTSTLQRRVVFGLDYDGIIDIAVQGAELCTRLREQSGNPNIRFEYSPESFTGTEIDFAIEISERVMDTFGSSADDPCIINLPATVEMSTPNLYADMIEYCHRNFSDRDRVILSLHPHNDRGTAVAAAEMGLMAGADRIEGTLFGNGERTGNVDIVTLGINMFTQGVDPEIDFSRIDHARRVSEYCNQIEVHPRHPWVGDLVYTAFSGSHQDAIKKGFEAIGDEYGEWEVPYLPVDPAHLGRTYQDIIRVNSQSGKGGVAYVLKNDYGIDMPRRLQIEFARVIQKITDDGGEILPDAIYKTFEETYLNTTRPLTYVGHKSSYDSNASDEVEVEATVMLNGDQRIIKGTGNGPLSAFKHAIEKECGIECVLVDYTEHSMGTSADASAAAYVEIENPNGDVFWGVGVHPNIVTASMKALVSAINRT